Proteins from a single region of Geminocystis sp. M7585_C2015_104:
- a CDS encoding Mur ligase family protein, which yields MDIVEKIRLGAAVAVAKIVTGLVKIFRLGAASVLPGEIASRLYPRIFNTLSRQFKKGIILVAGTNGKTTTSLLLKQILANEGYRVIHNATGANLMNGLITCLVTNSSLWGAIRADYGILEVDENVLPLVLKECQPSHILALNLFRDQLDRYGEVDTISYRWRQAISSLKEETIVILNGDDPTLCYLGQNLPQKVLYFGLNEPDLYLDEIPHAVDSIYCPRCGSSLIYKGVYLSHLGDYHCGSCGFYKERLAIESKQWPQILMGVYNKYNTLAAATVAESIGITREKILEAINNFKPAFGRAEELKIGNKKVRILLSKNPVGMNETIRTVNEMREYQPLSTILMVLNDRTPDGTDVSWIWDVDTEKLVARGGNIVVSGDRVYDMALRLKYSLEKLEENNLNLVVEEKLATAVEKALSLTPPGETLYIIPTYSAMLEVRKLLVGRGIL from the coding sequence ATGGATATAGTAGAGAAAATACGTTTAGGGGCAGCGGTGGCCGTTGCGAAGATTGTAACGGGGTTGGTAAAAATTTTTAGATTAGGTGCCGCAAGTGTTTTGCCAGGAGAAATTGCCTCTCGTCTTTATCCCCGCATTTTTAACACCTTGTCTAGGCAATTTAAAAAAGGAATAATTCTGGTAGCAGGCACAAATGGGAAAACAACAACTTCTCTACTATTAAAACAAATACTGGCCAATGAGGGGTATCGGGTAATCCACAACGCCACCGGCGCCAATTTGATGAATGGTTTAATCACCTGTTTAGTTACTAATAGCAGTTTATGGGGTGCAATCAGGGCGGATTATGGTATTCTGGAAGTGGACGAAAATGTACTCCCCCTAGTATTAAAAGAATGCCAACCTAGTCATATTTTAGCCTTAAACTTGTTCAGAGATCAACTGGACAGATATGGGGAGGTAGACACCATCAGTTACCGCTGGCGACAGGCAATTAGTAGTCTAAAAGAAGAAACAATTGTGATTCTGAATGGAGACGATCCCACTTTATGCTATCTTGGTCAAAATCTGCCACAGAAAGTGTTATATTTCGGTTTAAATGAGCCGGATTTATATTTAGATGAAATTCCTCATGCTGTTGATTCTATTTATTGTCCAAGGTGTGGTAGTTCACTAATTTACAAAGGTGTTTATCTTTCGCATCTAGGGGATTATCATTGTGGGAGTTGTGGATTTTATAAGGAAAGACTGGCAATAGAAAGTAAGCAATGGCCTCAGATTTTAATGGGGGTTTACAACAAGTACAACACTCTGGCGGCGGCGACAGTAGCGGAGTCGATAGGCATCACCAGGGAAAAAATACTGGAAGCCATAAACAATTTTAAACCTGCTTTTGGGAGGGCAGAGGAATTAAAAATTGGCAACAAAAAGGTGAGAATACTGCTATCAAAAAATCCAGTGGGAATGAATGAGACAATTAGGACAGTTAACGAGATGAGGGAATACCAACCCTTGAGCACTATATTGATGGTACTAAATGATCGAACTCCTGATGGCACAGATGTATCTTGGATTTGGGATGTGGATACGGAAAAACTAGTAGCCAGGGGTGGGAATATAGTGGTGAGTGGGGATAGGGTTTATGATATGGCCCTAAGACTAAAATACAGCCTAGAGAAACTAGAGGAGAATAATTTAAATTTGGTGGTAGAGGAAAAACTGGCAACTGCTGTAGAAAAGGCATTAAGTCTGACACCGCCTGGGGAAACCCTATATATAATCCCCACTTACTCGGCGATGTTGGAGGTGCGAAAACTGCTAGTAGGCAGGGGGATTCTTTAA
- a CDS encoding diguanylate cyclase, producing MGGIESLFISLDYHLTLPILLAKIKEELRVDQVFVERIQGEETQGEIIEISGETREDIELYGGAYEAITSLLSRKIERDKKNYLTHEDIYDEEDTHPINRAELVFPIWLQTPEVVALNGEEDGEKKLENKLWGFLYIYDYDCQRKWQQKEIEKIGEIIQYIILAVERSFVYERLKMVEESCQSYSLLDEVTGLANYNSFMDCIDYEWRRLARERQPLSLILIVINCEKTLEDVTLALLGNIILEETKRPADLGAYCKENKFMVMLPNTDEKGATCVKNNMVRKIRSLLKSREDYTDCVLLCSVASVIPRHGESYSKILKDLEENLTISE from the coding sequence ATGGGCGGAATTGAGTCTCTATTTATTTCCCTAGACTATCATTTGACTCTCCCAATTCTTTTGGCAAAAATAAAAGAGGAGTTGAGGGTAGATCAGGTTTTTGTGGAGAGAATACAGGGGGAAGAAACTCAAGGAGAAATAATTGAAATTAGCGGGGAGACTAGGGAAGATATCGAGTTATATGGTGGGGCTTATGAAGCTATAACTTCTCTACTTAGCAGAAAAATAGAGAGAGACAAAAAAAACTACTTAACTCATGAAGATATATACGATGAAGAGGACACCCATCCCATAAATCGTGCCGAGTTAGTGTTCCCAATTTGGCTACAAACCCCGGAGGTTGTTGCCTTGAATGGGGAGGAGGATGGGGAAAAAAAATTAGAAAATAAACTATGGGGTTTTTTGTATATTTATGATTATGATTGTCAAAGAAAATGGCAACAAAAGGAAATTGAGAAAATAGGAGAGATTATACAATACATCATTCTGGCAGTAGAGAGGAGTTTTGTTTATGAAAGACTAAAAATGGTAGAAGAGAGTTGTCAGTCTTATTCCCTGTTGGATGAAGTGACAGGTCTGGCCAATTATAACTCCTTTATGGATTGTATAGACTATGAATGGAGGAGATTAGCCAGGGAAAGACAACCACTTTCCCTTATTTTAATTGTTATAAATTGCGAAAAAACCCTTGAAGATGTTACACTAGCCCTCCTAGGGAACATAATTTTAGAGGAGACTAAACGCCCGGCTGACTTAGGGGCATATTGCAAGGAAAATAAATTCATGGTGATGTTGCCAAATACCGACGAAAAGGGCGCCACATGTGTAAAGAATAACATGGTTAGAAAGATAAGAAGTTTACTGAAGTCTAGAGAAGATTATACAGATTGTGTTTTGTTGTGTTCAGTGGCTAGTGTTATACCCCGTCATGGAGAGTCTTATAGCAAGATTTTAAAAGATTTGGAAGAAAACCTAACAATATCAGAATAG
- a CDS encoding recombinase family protein, whose translation MHREAAVTAMAYFYKNPLINQETKLGCNIGRIEKIYQDIGDRRQLRKLIEDCQNEKPDCLMVSSLASLGDNLEEVEGIITHLESLGVEIIAANEGYKTSDFKVVDTPTKRNKLREIWKQIEKELQRRKLILSHAIRKMETLPPPGRAPFGYIRGNKGYMIDPVNAPIIREFFRVFLLSGSLRRSVKYLEEKYQKKISPSTAKNWLKNPVYRGDLLYNKNTIVSDTHPPIITRQESAQIERLLRNNKKFAPKSVSSKHCLAGLLKCKSCQCPLRVNPVSNKTKGYSYLYLTPTNCPKNKPCKSLSYNSVLTRLIETICNLFEAIKETETERDKIEETRNIEREEIKKIKEKLEVIRRLEDEGVLEEEEAKKITYRLREKMSKMQQKINQMPPNTLGVIAKNLSNPQLWHDLSNSERRFYLREFIDTIEVNMGENHDDKLELNLVFANPQIGNSWQNKLNKQE comes from the coding sequence TTGCACAGGGAAGCAGCAGTGACGGCCATGGCCTATTTTTATAAAAACCCCCTAATCAATCAGGAGACAAAATTGGGATGCAATATAGGGCGAATAGAAAAAATATATCAGGATATAGGCGACAGAAGACAGCTGAGAAAACTAATTGAAGATTGCCAGAATGAAAAACCAGACTGTTTAATGGTATCCAGTTTGGCATCTCTGGGTGATAACCTGGAAGAAGTAGAAGGAATAATCACACATTTGGAGTCATTGGGTGTGGAAATTATCGCCGCAAACGAAGGGTATAAAACTAGTGATTTTAAGGTGGTAGATACACCCACAAAAAGGAACAAACTCAGAGAAATTTGGAAACAAATAGAAAAGGAGTTGCAAAGAAGAAAATTAATTCTATCCCACGCAATAAGGAAAATGGAGACTCTGCCACCACCGGGGAGGGCTCCCTTCGGCTATATAAGGGGCAATAAGGGCTATATGATTGACCCCGTAAATGCCCCGATAATCAGGGAGTTTTTTAGGGTTTTTTTACTCTCAGGCAGTCTCAGAAGAAGTGTAAAATATCTGGAAGAAAAATACCAAAAAAAAATCTCACCATCTACTGCCAAAAACTGGCTGAAAAACCCGGTATATAGGGGAGATTTGCTGTATAACAAAAACACCATCGTCTCTGATACCCACCCTCCAATCATAACTAGACAAGAAAGTGCTCAAATTGAGCGCCTTTTGAGAAACAACAAAAAATTTGCCCCGAAAAGTGTCTCCTCAAAACACTGTCTCGCCGGCTTACTAAAATGTAAAAGCTGCCAATGCCCCCTCAGGGTTAATCCTGTAAGTAACAAAACAAAGGGGTATTCTTATTTGTATTTAACTCCCACAAATTGCCCTAAGAATAAACCCTGTAAGTCCCTGTCATACAATTCGGTGTTGACGAGGCTCATTGAAACGATATGTAATTTATTTGAGGCAATTAAAGAAACGGAGACAGAGAGGGATAAAATAGAGGAAACAAGAAACATTGAGAGGGAGGAAATCAAAAAGATAAAAGAAAAATTGGAGGTGATAAGAAGACTAGAAGATGAGGGAGTGTTAGAAGAGGAAGAAGCCAAAAAGATAACTTACCGTCTGAGGGAAAAGATGAGTAAAATGCAACAAAAAATAAACCAAATGCCGCCAAACACCCTAGGGGTGATAGCCAAAAATCTGTCTAACCCCCAGTTATGGCATGACTTGTCAAATTCAGAAAGAAGATTCTATCTAAGGGAGTTTATAGACACCATAGAGGTAAATATGGGGGAGAATCATGATGATAAACTCGAACTGAATCTCGTTTTTGCTAACCCACAAATAGGCAATTCATGGCAGAATAAATTAAACAAACAAGAGTAA
- the gloA gene encoding lactoylglutathione lyase: MRILHTMIRVGDLEKSLDFYCNVLGMKLLRKKDYPGGRFTLAFVGYGDEANNSVIELTHNWDTDSYNLGDGFGHIAIGVDDIYATCEQIRAKGGKITREPGPMKHGSTVIAFVEDPDGYKIELIQLSSRENSPQQEEKQTSVASV, from the coding sequence ATGCGTATTTTACATACAATGATAAGGGTGGGGGATTTGGAAAAGTCCCTAGACTTTTATTGCAATGTTTTGGGGATGAAACTGTTGAGGAAAAAAGACTACCCCGGCGGCAGATTTACCCTCGCCTTTGTGGGTTATGGAGATGAGGCTAACAATAGTGTAATCGAATTAACCCACAACTGGGACACCGACAGCTATAATCTGGGTGACGGATTTGGACATATAGCAATAGGAGTAGATGACATTTACGCCACTTGTGAACAAATTAGGGCTAAGGGTGGTAAAATAACCAGAGAACCGGGTCCAATGAAGCATGGTAGCACAGTAATAGCCTTCGTAGAAGACCCAGACGGTTATAAAATAGAGTTAATCCAACTATCTAGCCGAGAGAATAGTCCACAACAAGAAGAAAAACAAACATCAGTGGCAAGTGTCTAG
- a CDS encoding bifunctional sterol desaturase/short chain dehydrogenase → MSINGVLWGGVIGLLSIVWVEVVRDIYHVLGHVWQPLCKLHGWHHRVFKPDLSVYSEEIYRKANWYNDFPESLVMLSFSIIYALTVLRQQWLREGLEWLAWSGTVYSLTFTGGAIARGLGIPGADVITDVTHRPGEFTQVPGDWLVNRPYHWRHHFDDQNAYFCGTITLVDKIMGTSLSLKGKRIAITGANGALGRALAKQLYLKGAQVTALTSRDKELSINIDDKQIPIKTIKWQIGRESDLAEILAKTDILILNHGINVHGEKTAEAIQNSFEINTFSQWRLMELFLATVKTNKDKATKEIWVNTSEAEVSPAFSPLYEMSKRTMGDIVTLKRINAPCVIRKLILGPFKSNLNPIGVMSPDWVARQIVNLATRDCRDIIVTINPLTYVLFPIKELVTSIYFQLFTR, encoded by the coding sequence ATGAGCATAAACGGCGTACTATGGGGAGGAGTAATAGGGTTGTTGTCTATAGTATGGGTGGAGGTGGTGAGAGACATATACCATGTATTGGGACATGTGTGGCAGCCACTATGTAAACTACACGGATGGCACCATAGGGTATTTAAACCGGATTTATCAGTATACAGTGAGGAGATTTACCGAAAGGCCAACTGGTACAACGATTTCCCGGAATCCCTGGTTATGCTAAGTTTTAGCATTATTTACGCCCTGACGGTGCTAAGACAACAGTGGTTGAGGGAGGGGTTAGAATGGTTAGCCTGGAGTGGGACTGTTTACAGTCTAACATTTACAGGGGGTGCCATAGCTCGTGGGTTGGGAATACCAGGTGCGGATGTTATTACAGATGTGACCCATCGTCCGGGGGAATTTACCCAAGTTCCGGGGGACTGGTTAGTAAATCGTCCTTACCATTGGCGTCATCATTTTGACGACCAAAATGCCTACTTTTGTGGTACTATTACATTGGTAGATAAGATAATGGGCACATCTCTTTCTTTAAAGGGCAAGAGGATTGCCATCACAGGCGCCAATGGAGCCCTGGGACGGGCCTTGGCTAAACAGCTATACTTAAAAGGGGCACAAGTTACTGCCTTAACCTCCCGAGATAAGGAATTGTCAATAAACATTGATGACAAACAAATCCCCATTAAAACTATTAAGTGGCAGATAGGGAGAGAATCGGATTTGGCCGAAATTCTGGCAAAAACTGATATTCTTATCCTCAATCACGGTATTAATGTGCATGGGGAAAAAACTGCAGAAGCCATTCAAAATTCTTTTGAAATTAATACCTTTTCCCAGTGGCGATTAATGGAATTATTCCTAGCCACCGTTAAAACCAATAAGGACAAGGCTACAAAAGAAATATGGGTTAATACGTCCGAGGCAGAAGTAAGTCCAGCATTTAGTCCTCTTTATGAGATGAGTAAACGTACCATGGGGGATATTGTAACTTTGAAAAGGATAAATGCCCCCTGTGTCATCCGAAAACTCATTTTAGGGCCTTTTAAGAGTAATCTTAACCCCATTGGGGTAATGTCTCCAGACTGGGTTGCCAGACAAATTGTCAATCTTGCCACTAGGGATTGTCGTGACATTATTGTGACTATTAATCCCCTAACCTATGTCCTATTCCCCATTAAGGAGTTAGTCACATCCATTTATTTCCAGTTGTTTACCAGGTAG
- a CDS encoding glutathione S-transferase C-terminal domain-containing protein, protein MGKWLPASWQIAAARWIWRSLWRLMMSRLAPVGERGDYQRPSSQFRNAISKQGDYPPEKGRYRLYVGMSCPWAHRTTIVRALKGLEDVIEVVVVIPSVTSGGWVMKDASEGCVTLCQLYKLSSPGYRGRCTVPVLWDTKSKRIVNNESGEIIVYLNSQFNQWAKNPQLDLYPASLRGEIDSWNEKIYEYINNGVYKCGFAQTQEAYESACRLLFATLDEIDSHLKSNRYLCGDNFTLADVRLFPTLIRFDAIYYPLFKCSIRPLQSYQHISRYLQDINNLPGIRNTYCLDTIKKDYYSSLFPLNPSGIIPL, encoded by the coding sequence ATGGGGAAGTGGTTGCCGGCATCGTGGCAGATAGCAGCAGCCAGGTGGATATGGAGAAGTCTTTGGCGGCTGATGATGTCCAGGTTGGCGCCCGTGGGGGAAAGGGGGGATTATCAACGGCCATCCAGTCAGTTTCGCAATGCCATTAGCAAACAGGGAGATTATCCGCCAGAAAAAGGACGTTATCGCCTGTACGTAGGCATGAGTTGCCCCTGGGCCCATCGGACTACAATAGTCAGAGCATTAAAGGGGTTAGAAGACGTCATAGAGGTAGTAGTGGTAATCCCCTCCGTTACCAGTGGCGGTTGGGTGATGAAAGACGCCTCTGAGGGTTGTGTCACCCTTTGCCAATTATATAAATTGTCCTCACCTGGTTATCGCGGTCGTTGTACTGTTCCTGTCTTATGGGATACTAAAAGCAAGAGAATAGTCAACAATGAGAGTGGGGAAATAATTGTCTATTTGAATAGCCAGTTTAACCAGTGGGCGAAAAATCCCCAATTAGACTTATACCCGGCTTCTTTGCGTGGGGAAATTGACAGTTGGAATGAGAAGATTTATGAGTATATCAACAACGGCGTTTATAAGTGTGGTTTTGCCCAAACCCAGGAGGCTTATGAATCTGCCTGTCGTCTTTTGTTTGCCACCTTAGACGAAATTGATTCTCATCTTAAGTCTAATCGCTACCTGTGTGGGGATAATTTCACCTTGGCTGATGTACGTCTGTTTCCCACCCTTATTCGTTTTGATGCCATTTACTATCCCCTTTTCAAGTGTAGCATCAGGCCTTTACAGTCTTACCAGCATATTTCCCGGTATCTCCAAGACATAAACAATTTACCCGGCATTAGAAACACCTACTGTCTAGACACCATTAAGAAAGACTACTATAGCAGTCTTTTCCCCCTCAATCCCAGTGGCATTATCCCCCTGTAA
- the hisA gene encoding 1-(5-phosphoribosyl)-5-[(5-phosphoribosylamino)methylideneamino]imidazole-4-carboxamide isomerase, producing MEVIPAIDLLAGRCVRLYQGDYQQSQVFSDNPVEMALQWQSLGAPRLHLVDLDGAREGNTVNLEIIAKIVRSLNIPVQVGGGIRNREAVERLLDLGVARVILGTMAVENPELMQQLCEAYPGKIAVGIDARNGKVATRGWLQTSSVDAVQLAKQIPPTASAIIYTDITKDGTLEGPNLPALREIAEAVNIPIIASGGISGLTDILSIASLEPLGVTGVIVGKALYTGKLSLPEAVKAVGDGPIQDIPPNPSAFV from the coding sequence ATGGAAGTAATACCGGCAATAGACCTTTTGGCAGGACGTTGTGTAAGACTGTATCAGGGAGACTATCAGCAGTCCCAGGTATTCAGTGATAATCCGGTGGAAATGGCGTTGCAATGGCAATCATTGGGCGCGCCACGCCTCCATTTGGTGGACTTGGATGGGGCTAGGGAGGGTAATACAGTTAACCTGGAAATAATTGCCAAAATTGTCAGGAGTCTCAATATTCCCGTACAGGTGGGGGGGGGAATACGCAATAGGGAGGCAGTAGAAAGACTGTTGGATTTGGGGGTGGCAAGGGTAATTCTGGGCACAATGGCAGTAGAAAACCCGGAATTGATGCAACAGTTGTGTGAGGCTTATCCTGGCAAAATAGCAGTGGGAATCGATGCCCGTAATGGCAAGGTGGCTACCAGGGGTTGGTTACAAACTTCCTCCGTGGATGCAGTCCAGTTGGCCAAACAAATCCCCCCCACCGCCTCCGCCATCATCTACACTGATATTACCAAGGACGGCACCCTGGAAGGGCCAAACCTTCCCGCCTTGAGGGAAATAGCAGAGGCCGTTAATATTCCCATTATCGCCTCTGGGGGTATTAGTGGTCTCACTGATATATTAAGTATTGCTAGCCTTGAGCCTCTAGGGGTAACCGGGGTAATCGTGGGGAAGGCTTTATACACTGGCAAGTTATCTTTGCCGGAGGCAGTCAAGGCAGTGGGAGATGGACCTATCCAAGACATCCCCCCCAACCCTTCTGCTTTTGTCTGA
- a CDS encoding branched-chain amino acid transaminase, which yields MPDFLPIAYFRGEFIPFAEAKISIATHGLHYGTGAFGGLRGTIDPENPQQVLLFRLDRHCRRLSDSAKYLHYDLPAAFIESVIKEFVVKNRPSKPFYIRPFVYTSDLGIAPRLHNIEKDFFVYGLEMGDYLSPEGISCRISSWHRQEDRSLPLRGKISGAYITSALAKTEAVESGFDEAILLNSQGKVCEATGMNIFLVRNGKLITPSVDQDILEGITRDSIITIAKDLGIEVEQRPVDKTELFIADEVFLCGTAAKITPVKRVENYLLPPERKITMTLKEKLTAITENKEPKYRHWITVIPI from the coding sequence ATGCCAGACTTTTTGCCAATTGCCTATTTCCGGGGAGAGTTTATCCCCTTTGCTGAAGCAAAGATTTCTATAGCTACTCATGGTTTACACTATGGGACAGGGGCCTTTGGCGGGCTAAGAGGTACAATAGATCCGGAAAACCCCCAACAGGTGTTGTTATTCCGTTTAGACCGCCATTGTCGTCGTCTAAGTGACAGTGCGAAGTATTTGCACTATGACTTACCAGCGGCTTTCATAGAGTCGGTGATTAAGGAGTTTGTGGTAAAAAACAGGCCCAGTAAGCCTTTTTACATTAGGCCATTTGTCTACACCTCGGATTTAGGGATAGCCCCCAGACTTCACAACATAGAGAAGGACTTTTTCGTGTATGGTTTAGAAATGGGGGATTATCTATCTCCAGAAGGGATTAGTTGCCGTATAAGTTCGTGGCATCGTCAAGAGGATAGGAGTTTGCCTTTGAGGGGGAAAATAAGTGGCGCCTATATAACCTCGGCTTTAGCTAAAACGGAGGCAGTGGAGAGTGGTTTTGACGAGGCAATTCTTCTCAACTCCCAGGGGAAAGTGTGTGAAGCCACGGGAATGAATATTTTCCTAGTAAGAAATGGTAAGCTAATTACCCCCAGTGTGGATCAAGATATTCTAGAGGGGATTACTAGAGATAGTATTATTACTATTGCCAAGGATTTGGGGATTGAAGTAGAACAAAGGCCCGTAGACAAGACAGAATTGTTTATAGCAGACGAGGTATTCTTGTGTGGGACAGCAGCGAAAATAACCCCGGTGAAGAGGGTGGAAAACTATCTGCTGCCGCCGGAGAGGAAAATTACCATGACACTTAAAGAAAAATTGACAGCAATCACCGAAAATAAAGAGCCTAAATATAGACACTGGATTACCGTTATCCCCATTTAA
- a CDS encoding LL-diaminopimelate aminotransferase, with the protein MARINENYLKLKAGYLFPEIARRVNAFAQANPTAKIIRLGIGDVTEPLPEACIRAMKLAVEEMGVRQTFRGYGPEQGYPWLREKIAIHDYQSRGCDISADEIFVSDGSKCDTGNILDIFGDDNRIAVTDPVYPVYVDTNVMAGHTGEANEKGEYEGLVYLPITAENNFTAAIPKEKVDLIYLCFPNNPTGATATKEHLQAWVDYARDNDAIILFDAAYEAFITDPSIPHSIYEIPGAKDCAIEFRSFSKNAGFTGTRCAFTVVPKTLKGKTRDGQQVDLWQLWHRRQSTKFNGVSYIVQRGAEAVYTDEGKAQVAALVKFYMENARIIREELTRAGLKVYGGVNAPYVWVKTPEGLSSWEFFDKLLHSVHVVGTPGAGFGAAGEGYLRLSAFNSRENVIEAMNRITSTFNFN; encoded by the coding sequence ATGGCAAGGATAAACGAGAATTATTTGAAATTGAAGGCGGGGTATCTGTTTCCGGAAATAGCAAGGAGGGTGAATGCCTTTGCCCAGGCTAACCCCACAGCAAAAATAATTAGACTGGGTATAGGAGATGTGACAGAGCCACTACCGGAAGCCTGCATAAGGGCAATGAAATTGGCAGTGGAGGAAATGGGTGTGCGCCAAACCTTTAGAGGATATGGGCCAGAACAAGGGTATCCTTGGTTAAGGGAGAAAATCGCTATACACGACTATCAAAGTCGAGGTTGTGATATATCTGCCGATGAAATATTCGTCTCAGATGGCTCAAAGTGTGATACGGGCAATATTTTGGACATCTTTGGGGATGATAACAGGATTGCTGTAACAGACCCCGTTTATCCTGTATATGTAGATACTAATGTAATGGCTGGACATACAGGAGAGGCCAACGAAAAAGGCGAATATGAGGGGTTGGTATATTTACCTATAACAGCAGAAAATAACTTTACGGCAGCAATACCAAAGGAGAAGGTAGACTTGATCTATCTGTGTTTCCCTAATAACCCCACCGGTGCAACGGCAACTAAGGAGCATTTACAGGCTTGGGTGGACTATGCTAGGGATAACGATGCCATCATCCTTTTTGACGCTGCCTATGAAGCGTTTATCACAGATCCTAGCATCCCCCATTCTATCTATGAAATACCGGGAGCAAAGGATTGTGCCATAGAATTTCGCTCTTTTTCCAAAAATGCCGGCTTTACTGGGACTCGTTGTGCTTTCACTGTAGTACCAAAAACTCTGAAGGGGAAAACTAGAGATGGCCAACAGGTGGACCTATGGCAGTTGTGGCATCGTCGTCAGTCTACGAAATTCAACGGGGTGTCTTATATTGTGCAAAGGGGTGCGGAGGCAGTTTACACGGATGAGGGGAAGGCACAAGTGGCAGCACTGGTAAAATTCTACATGGAAAACGCCCGCATTATCAGGGAGGAGTTGACAAGGGCAGGCTTGAAGGTTTATGGTGGGGTGAATGCCCCCTATGTGTGGGTGAAAACGCCAGAAGGTTTATCTAGTTGGGAGTTTTTTGACAAACTACTACATAGTGTACATGTGGTGGGCACTCCCGGTGCTGGATTTGGTGCCGCCGGCGAGGGTTATTTGCGTCTTAGTGCCTTCAACAGCCGGGAAAATGTCATAGAGGCTATGAATCGCATTACTTCCACTTTTAACTTCAACTGA
- a CDS encoding ABC transporter ATP-binding protein, with the protein MLEKREKEEELILQAINVSKSFGSLKAVDRARIEVKKGSITGLIGPNGAGKSTFFNLLSNFIMPDEGIVLFEGKAIQHLPPHKIAQLGMVRTFQVARALSRLTVLENMLLGRKGQVGESLISVFLKGGKIRQQERENKEKAMAILESVGLAEKAHDYAGALSGGQRKLLEMARALMTEPKLILLDEPAAGVNPTLINQICEHIIRWNKQGISFLIIEHNMDVIMSLCSHVWVLAEGKNLADGTPSQIQGNEKVLEAYLGESY; encoded by the coding sequence ATGTTGGAAAAAAGAGAAAAAGAAGAGGAGTTAATACTGCAGGCAATAAACGTATCAAAGAGTTTTGGGAGTTTAAAGGCAGTAGACAGGGCAAGAATAGAAGTAAAAAAGGGGAGCATAACGGGGTTAATAGGGCCAAATGGGGCGGGAAAAAGTACTTTTTTTAATCTACTGTCCAACTTTATAATGCCAGATGAAGGAATAGTGTTATTTGAGGGGAAAGCAATCCAACATCTGCCACCCCATAAAATAGCCCAACTAGGGATGGTAAGGACTTTTCAAGTAGCAAGGGCCCTGTCGCGTTTGACAGTGTTGGAAAATATGTTATTAGGAAGAAAAGGACAAGTGGGGGAGAGTCTGATTTCTGTTTTCCTAAAAGGGGGGAAAATTAGACAACAAGAAAGGGAAAATAAAGAAAAGGCAATGGCAATTCTAGAATCAGTGGGTTTGGCAGAAAAAGCCCATGACTACGCGGGGGCATTATCGGGAGGACAAAGAAAATTATTAGAAATGGCCAGGGCACTAATGACAGAGCCTAAATTAATTTTACTAGATGAACCAGCAGCCGGGGTGAATCCAACCCTCATCAATCAGATTTGCGAACATATAATTCGTTGGAATAAACAGGGAATATCCTTTCTGATCATAGAGCACAACATGGACGTGATCATGTCCCTATGTAGTCATGTATGGGTATTGGCAGAGGGGAAGAATTTAGCAGATGGGACTCCTTCTCAAATACAGGGCAATGAGAAGGTGTTAGAGGCTTATCTAGGAGAATCTTATTAA